The Manis pentadactyla isolate mManPen7 chromosome 12, mManPen7.hap1, whole genome shotgun sequence genome contains the following window.
TTTTTCAGTGACAACTAAGTGAGGTCAGGAGTGTTAAGCAACTGTACACAGTaggaacttaataaatgtttattccaCTGGGATGGAAAGCAGGAACTGCTTCTAGGGGATGGGCTGAGATCTGGGGTCAGGGCTGGGTGTCCCAGAGGAGATcctaggaaggcttcctggaggaggggccaTCAGAGCCAGGCCTCAAAGACTGAGGCATTTGCAATCAGGGAAAATTGCCCAGTCACAGTGAACAGCAAGAGCTAAGGCTGGGAGGTAGGGAGAGAAGGTAGGGTGGGGCACCCCAGTGTGTCCCTCTGTCTGCCCGGATGCTCAGAAGTACACAGATTCCTCACTGTCTCCTCGCTCATTGAATTTCTGGATTTGCATCTTGAGGTGCCTTAATTTGCCCTTCAGGTAGCAGCAGCGAGCCTGCTTGTCCAGGAAGCTGGGGTCCTGGGCAGGGTGAGAGCCGGGGAAGTCCTTGTGGCAGTGTGACCTACAGTCCTCAAGCTGCTCAACCCTTTTCCtctttgagccttagttttctgTCTTTGAAACTGGGCACATGTGTCCCAGTTTCGTAGGAATGTCAGGGGTACAAAGGCCAGCCTGTGGGACTCAGGAGGCACGACTCACTGTCTGCTTTTTCTCAAATTCCCTCCAGATACGGGCAGCAACTTGGGCCTCCTTCTGCAATGGGAGAAAGACGGAGTGCTCAGGGAGTGCCGGCACCAAAGAGGgacagggaaactgagactcagagagacaAACTGTCTATGGAGGACCTCAAGGGCTGACCTTGGCCCATGTGCTGTAGTGCCCACCCAgcctggaggaggaaggggccCAAAGACTGGGATGTCTTGGAGGCCGTATTCAGGCCAACTGGAAGGGCTGTGGGACAGGGGTTTCTGCCTGGGTGCTGACCTGGCTTCTGGCACGGGGCAGTGAGTTCAGTAGCGCTTCCAGCTGCTGGAGCTTAGCCTGTGCAGAGTCCACCTCCTGCTGGAGCTCCAAGAACTCTGTGTACTGGTCCTGGAATACTGCTGCGTAGCGGCTACGTTCCCGCTCACTGCTCACGGGTGGGTACTTACTGCCAGGTTCAAAGGGGGTCAGAGTGTGAGTGTAAAGAATCCCTTCCTTTCCCCCAAAGAGTGTAATTGGTTTTTCTTTACCCATGTTGAGCTCCCTGCCCCaaactcctttttccttttttactatCTGGTAAACTCTTATTTGTCAGAGCCCCAGCCCAGCCTTAGTTCCCCTTCCCTGTTCTCAGGCATCAGGAACAGCATGGGGACTCACAGCTCATAGTCGGGCACTGGGCAGGGCCTACGCATATGCCCCCCAGGAACAGCTCCTATAGGCTTCTTGGTGCTCAGGAGGGCCCTGAAGGGCAACTCATCTTCAAATACAATCTTCCTGGGCTTTGCCTTGTGGTCTTCTGGCTGGGGCTGCCCCATAGGGCGGCGGGGGCTGGTTTCCAGGACACGAGGCACCACCAGTGGCTGCAGACGCCGCAGGCATCACGGTTTGGTGTTAAAGAGGGTATCGGGAGGCCGGATTCCCTCAACCTGGGGGGGAATGAATCCTTTGCCTAGGCTCGGCCTTGGAACCCTCCTCCCTTTCAGACTCACCGGGGGCCCAGGGCCAGGTGGGTGGGTCTGTAGGTCCCCCCGGGAGCCGCGGTTATGCTGGGGCTCCCGGGTGGGCATCGGCCTCGGGGAGGCACCGCTCGGGCGTCCCCGGGGCGGCGGGTGAGTCCTGCGGGGGGCGTCGTGGCCCGCGCGTGGCGGGGGCAGGCGGCGGGCGGCCTGTGGACACCGGAGGAGGTTGCACCTGGAGGCTGGCAAGGGGGGAGGCCACAGGGGAGGCGGACTCCAGAGCTACAAACTCACCACCGGCAGGCGCGTTCTACAGCCCCGCCACTATTTGCATAAGTCCCACGCGATTGGCCCTCAGAACAGCCCAGGCCCCGCCTCTGGCTGCGTACTCCGGAAGGGCGCTATGCAAACGAGCCGTGACACCACCTCGCATTCCGGGCCTGGCTCAAGTTAACTCCCGTGCTGCTGTAGCCCCACCCACTAGGGAACGTGAAGTCCGCGGACACCGCCCCCGAGGAGCCCCCCAGGACCTCCGCCCCAGCTGCGGGTCGCACGGCCGGGGGATCAACCTGTCCCAGCGTCCGGGGCTTCGAGCCTGGGTCCGTTTCCAGAGAGGCGCCTGAGTCGAAGTTGTGCATTAACTTCAAGGCTGGACCCAACTGGCGGGGCTGCTCCGCAGGGCCGGGTCGGGCTCCGACAGGATGGGGTGGAGTTCGCGGCGAGGGGGCAGGGCCTGACGACGGGAAGTAGACTCACACCCTGTAAGCGCAAGTTCATGTCTAACGTAGACTGCGTTTTGCACTGTGTTGGAGGCTGGTAACCCACaccctctctgaccctcagtttttTGGTCAGAAAACCTGGTGGTTTTGGCGAACTTGTACTTACTTACTCACAGTTGTATTTAAAAAGTGCTTCTTTAATCACTATTggcatatttagaaaaattaaagcaatagaaaagatACATTAAGGCAAAAGTGAGCTTTTCATCCACCTCTGTCCCCAGGGGCAGCAGGTAATGTGCCTTCTTCTGTTTCCTAATTAAATGAAACACAAAGGTAAATATTTCCCTCATTACAGACAGTGCTGCAAGAAATACTCAGGCGCAAATTTCTCGGCCACTTATTAGGTAGGATTTGTCACACAAATCCCTATAAGTGTATTTGCCTGGGCAAGGAGACCTGTGTATTTTATTTGGAAAGATATGGTCAAGTTTTTCTTCAGTGAGGTTTCACCTGACCTGCACCGGGGAAATGCTGGTTTTCCCACAGTGCTGGTTTGGCTTGAGATTTTTCAGTTAGGTAAGGAAAATATCCATCTATTCCTCATTAAGAGCTGTTGAGTAATGGATGCTTATTAGTACAAAGTATTATTTCGCCCTGTTTACAGTTTTGTTTCCTGTTGCCTTAATGACAGGCTTCCTAATGAATTATCTCCATATCTCAGGTGTGAGCCTTCTTATGatctatttattaaaaaattgccACTAGAGCAGATAAAAAGGTCTACCTGGTGGCTTTGCCCTCCTGTTGGTGGAGAGGGGGGGTGTCCATGTGGGATCATCCATGCATGGCCCATAGGGTCTAACCTATGCTTCCACGGGTCTGGGACAGACAccgtcttgcctgagggtttcagccctgggcaagttcactatgaattcagtgagaccaagaaatgacaacagaacattcttggggtaaaagggtttatacccagctttattctcatggtggtatgttgagcactagaatcatgtctgcatccggtagtctgcaggtccgtaatccacctccatctctgatGGAgcactctgcccagagcactaggtggaGTGCTTTATATAgcaactcagtcaataatagctcattgctaaTGGGTGTAGAGGCATTAGCTTAGCAATAAGCCAATTACGTCATCAAATAGTTTacagtcaggtgaggatcctggctacaggaacttccattttccccacatagcCCCATGTCACCTGTCCACTCTCCCTCACAAAACTCCCTTGGTCAACCCCGCTATAAGTTTTGCCCCAGGAATCTGGAGTGGGAGTGAGCAGAGCCCAGGACCAATGGTTCCCCTGGGACTCCCACTCTATGACCTCTTCCAGGGTCCCAACTCCAGTGGCCACCCGTTTTCTCTGCAATGATCAGACTGTGACCTGATAGGGCAGGGCAGAGCCTCCACTGACCCTTACGTGTTTGTTGAATGATTGCCTGAAACCTATACAGCTTCCTAAACAGTTAGGCTATGGCTGGGCTGAGCCCAGTCCCTGAATTACCACCTTTAATCCCAAGGAAGCCCCAGCACTGATGGCCCCTCCTTCAGGCTGACCTccaggcacccccacccccactcctctcCCACATTCCAGGCATCACCCTGACCCCACAGGGCTGAAGGGCATTATATTCGGCTCTCACTGCACTAGACTGGGGGTTCTTGGGGCTCAGTCTTTTTCAGTGTGGGGAAGGTACCAGTGAGGAATGGAAGGAGAGTTTGCTGATTTACCACCCCTGCAGACTGACCTTGCTCTCCTGCTCATGCACACTCTGTGGCTCTCAGGAACCTTCAAAAACCCTCATATCTTGTTGCCAACCCCAAAGGGCACCCCTGGACAGATGGAGGGTAGAAGATGAGTTAGGTCAGATCTTCATTTGAGTTTCGGCATGATACGGATGAAGAGGATCATATTGATGAAGATGAAGCAGACAATAATAAGCATGGCCCAGAGCAGCCAATTGACTGACTTCTGTGTGTGCTGCTCTAGCCGCTCTGATTCTGTCTTCAGCTTCTCTAGGTTCTGGTCAGCCATCTTTAGTGAGTGTGACAGGGTCTGTAGGGGGAAGTGGGGAAAGTGTCAACAGGGCTATGGACACATATGGTCTCTGTATTGCTCTGGGGCAAGTCTAAACCTCTTGGCCCAAGGGGGTGAGGTGTCCTCTGCTGAGAATGCCACTTTTGCCTTCCATCAAACTCTTATTCATCCAACAAAGCCCTGCCCAAAATGCCCCTATACTGGGAAGCCTTCTCTGATGCCtcagggcagaggctgggacGTTCTCACAGTTCTCACACCTGGTTGTCCTTCTTGATGACGCTCTGGGCAGCGAGTGTGTTGGTCTTGAGGCTCCGGGCCAGGCCTAGCATCTCCTCTGCCAGTTTCTCCTGGAGATTCTGATGTCGCTGCAGGACAAGGTCTAGTTCGGCTGCCGATTGCTTCTCATCCACTGGCCTGGGCCCTGACACCCCACTGACCCCACATGTGGGTGCACAGTTGGGAATGAGATGGGgtaggggagaggaagagattgaCATGTTCCCAATGAACCCAGAGATTATGACTCCAGCCACTGCCCTGCTTGGggctcagttttcctttctttgcttggGCTTCTGGGAAGAGCAGCCCTAGAAGTAAGTTCTGATTGGTGACTCAGAAGCCTGTGCTAGTGCCTCAGTGGTGCCTGGTTTGTCCAGCCCCCCTTCCCACCGTGCTGCCCAAGTGCTGAAGACACTCACATTCTCTTCCTCACATCCAGCTCAGGCTCTGGAAGCAAAACAGGccaaggaggaagaaagggaaggtcAGTTTCTGTTTTCCAGCTTTCTGACCATTACCTGTGATGTGTCTGCTACTGATAATGTCCTTTCCTGTCTTATTTCCCACCCACTGGGCTCCTAACTATGCTTCAAAGTGCTAGATCAAATGCCCTGTCTTCTGGGAAATTTTTCTCATGCTCATCTGGGCACCCCCCAGCTCCAGGTCCCTCCTGCCAGCATAATCTTGGCCTCATGTGGTGGGCATCTCCAGCTGTTTCCTTTGGTGATGACTTCCTCTGCTCTGTCCTCTGACCCCTGGACGTAACTCTCCCTGGCCTGCAGAAGACCCTGTAGTAGCCAGGGAAGGCCTGAAAGATGTGGGGCAGCAAGGATACATTACATGTCTTCTACCAGGCTGAGCTTTGAGTCCTGTTCTACTTAGGATAACTCACCTCCAGCAGAGTCCTGTGAGAAAAAAGGATGGACATGAAGTTACCCATCTCATCATGCCCCCAAATCCATTCTTTCTGCTCTCAGAAACTCCCCAGCCTCAGTCAGGGCGCTGGGAAAGTCCTGTGACTgctgagcctcagctttctcatctataaactgGTAACAACTCATATTGTGAAGGGTGTAGCTGATCCACATATGGTCCTTAGAAAGGCACTTGtctttctgttttacagatgaaaaactggTCTGTCTGTGGCAAGAGGAGACAAACTCATCTGCTCTGGGACAACTCTGGGGTTTAACCAGACAGGTGCCATTTTTGCCTTGTACCAAACTCCTATATTCATCCAGCAAAGCCCCAGCCACAGTACCTCTCTGCTGGGAAGCCTTGTCGGATAGCCCAGGGCAGAGGTTGTTGGGCCCCCAGGATCCCTGCCCCTGACAGTATTTGTTGATCTGGCCATCCCCAGGCACTGAATTCCTGTCGCTGACCAATGGTTCCCAAGGACCAGAGAGGGAGCCCTACCATGGCTAGAAGCTCACTCCTCATCTCGGTGGTGTACTGTGCTCGTGACTGCAGATGCACTGTTTTGGTAGCAGGCACCCGCTCCCTGGCTGTGGTTGGCACGCGGCCGGGGGCCAGAAACTGGTTGGCTAGTGCCTTCTCTGAGGAAGAGGTCTgcagaagagaggagaggggtCACCAGAAGGGTGGCTCCTGGGGACCCAGGTGAGCCTGATGGGGGAGGCACCCCTACTCACCAGCTTCTCAGCTTGCAGCATTCCCTTCAGAAAATCCACCTTGCGGGAATATTCATTGATTACCTCTGAGGCTGGTTTGCTGGAAGTCAAGAAGAGGAAAACCTGCCCACTGTCCCCCAGTTCAGGGAAGGGTCTCAGCAGGGGCCGGAGCCCAGGGATCCCCCCCAAACAGGAGCTGACCTACTGGTTCCCACCCAGGATTCAAACTCCCTGCAGCCACCTGCACTCACCTCGCCTGAGCCTTCAGGGCCTGCAGCATGTCCTCAAGGGCCCCCACGTACTGCGGAGGAAAAGTGGAGCGTCACTCTGACCCCCCTCCAGACCCCAGCTCTCCAGGTACCGCTCTGAGGGGTCAGAACCGGTGAGGGGCTGGGCCAGAAAGGGGAGGGGGCGGCCCCAGAAGAGCccagggggcggggccgggccgggGCTGCAGGTGGACGTGGCAGAGCCGGCCGGGAAGGGCGTGGCCAATGGCTGCTGGGGCGGGGGAGTTGAGTCCAGTGGCCGCCATGTCTGGGGACCTCCCCCCGGGGGTCGGGCTCTACGCGGCCGCACGGTTTCCCCTCACCTTCTCCAGCCGCCACTCGTCCGGGTCCCGCTTCTCTGCTGCCATCGTCTCGCAGCGGCACAGCAGCCGCACCAGATTCAGCTCCAGCCTCGACGCTGCCATCGCCACCCAGCGGTTCCCTGCCGCTTCCGCTGGTGCCATCTTGAGGGGGGGGCGGAAGTACCTCTATGGGGCCTCCTTCCGGACAGACGGGCTCCGCTGTTCCATCTTTGCTTGGGGCGGAAGTAATGCCATATTTCAGGGAGAGGCACCGTCTGGTTCATATTTATTCAGGACTGGGCCGCGTCTTTCTCTCGCGAGGCTTCAGCCTCACGGAATGTTTAAACGCACCGGGTCCTTTGGGGTCGGGGCAGCGTGGAACGAGTcctttgcttcttcctttccccAACCTCAAAATTTCTTCCGTAGACCACTCCTGCCTCGGTTTTCCCACAGTGAGCGCTTCCGCGTCCAGGAGGACTTCCCCGGGCTCTGCTGGAGGAGAGCGCCCTGCCCTGGGACTTAGGAATCCTAGCCTTGGGCCCCCATTTCTGCAACTATGAGCTTCCGGGTCCGCCTCTGACCCCACCTCCTGCGGTGGCCTTGAGCGAATTTCTTCTGGGTCTGTTTCCTCCCTTGGGAAATGGGCAGTGTGACAGTGCCTGCCTCAGGGACGGGTGGGACGGGGCCATCCCTAACGACCAGGTTTTCATGGAGGGAACCCCACCTGGGTGCCCAGGAAGCTGGTCAGTTCTGCGGACTCCCCCTACACCCCAGGCCTGCAGAGCGCCCGCCCCTTCCTGCAGTGGACAGAGTGAGGATGGAGGCTTCACAGGGATTGAAGCTGGGCATGCAGCCCTCATCTCCCCACTCCACAGGTCACCTGTGTCCTGGTCATACGCATGGGCTTGGTGTCCTTGCAAACTACCACAGAGGAGACCAAACCCACGGTGGATAAAGGGGGTCTCGAGGCAGACAGGGCAGGATCTGAACCCTAACGCCACCCACCCCATCACAGCGTGTGGCCTTGGACGAGCTCTCCAAGTCTCTTCAATGTAGTCTGGATTCGGGTTCTTCAAGGTCCCCCACAGGCCCCACCTGACAGT
Protein-coding sequences here:
- the OCEL1 gene encoding occludin/ELL domain-containing protein 1 isoform X1, with the protein product MHNFDSGASLETDPGSKPRTLGQVDPPAVRPAAGAEAARRLPPPRAGHDAPRRTHPPPRGRPSGASPRPMPTREPQHNRGSRGDLQTHPPGPGPPPLVVPRVLETSPRRPMGQPQPEDHKAKPRKIVFEDELPFRALLSTKKPIGAVPGGHMRRPCPVPDYELKYPPVSSERERSRYAAVFQDQYTEFLELQQEVDSAQAKLQQLEALLNSLPRARSQKEAQVAARIWREFEKKQTDPSFLDKQARCCYLKGKLRHLKMQIQKFNERGDSEESVYF
- the OCEL1 gene encoding occludin/ELL domain-containing protein 1 isoform X2; translation: MHNFDSGASLETDPGSKPRTLGQAARRLPPPRAGHDAPRRTHPPPRGRPSGASPRPMPTREPQHNRGSRGDLQTHPPGPGPPPLVVPRVLETSPRRPMGQPQPEDHKAKPRKIVFEDELPFRALLSTKKPIGAVPGGHMRRPCPVPDYELKYPPVSSERERSRYAAVFQDQYTEFLELQQEVDSAQAKLQQLEALLNSLPRARSQKEAQVAARIWREFEKKQTDPSFLDKQARCCYLKGKLRHLKMQIQKFNERGDSEESVYF
- the USE1 gene encoding vesicle transport protein USE1 isoform X1 codes for the protein MAPAEAAGNRWVAMAASRLELNLVRLLCRCETMAAEKRDPDEWRLEKYVGALEDMLQALKAQASGQVFLFLTSSKPASEVINEYSRKVDFLKGMLQAEKLTSSSEKALANQFLAPGRVPTTARERVPATKTVHLQSRAQYTTEMRSELLAMDSAGEPELDVRKRIGVSGPRPVDEKQSAAELDLVLQRHQNLQEKLAEEMLGLARSLKTNTLAAQSVIKKDNQTLSHSLKMADQNLEKLKTESERLEQHTQKSVNWLLWAMLIIVCFIFINMILFIRIMPKLK
- the USE1 gene encoding vesicle transport protein USE1 isoform X2; amino-acid sequence: MAPAEAAGNRWVAMAASRLELNLVRLLCRCETMAAEKRDPDEWRLEKYVGALEDMLQALKAQASKPASEVINEYSRKVDFLKGMLQAEKLTSSSEKALANQFLAPGRVPTTARERVPATKTVHLQSRAQYTTEMRSELLAMDSAGEPELDVRKRIGVSGPRPVDEKQSAAELDLVLQRHQNLQEKLAEEMLGLARSLKTNTLAAQSVIKKDNQTLSHSLKMADQNLEKLKTESERLEQHTQKSVNWLLWAMLIIVCFIFINMILFIRIMPKLK